AGGACGCTGTCCGCCGGGGACTCGACGGTCTGTGCGGGGCTGGCCACCGCCCTCGGCAACAACGAGAAGTTCATCGAGGGCCAGAAGACCGCCCCGGACGCACAGTCCGCGGCCCGGATCGCCAACCGCGAGGCGGTCATCGCGCAGATCAAGGTCCAGCAGCAGGCGTCCGGCTGCGTCGTTGGGGAGTCGGCTCAGGGCTCCCAGGCGACCCAGCCCTCGCAGGCTGCCTCCGCGCCCGCCGCCTCCGCACCGGCCGCGACCGCGCCGGCCGGGAACGCGGGCAACGCCGGGAACACCGGCAACACGGGAAACGGCGGCGGTGCCGCCTCGGGCCGGCAGGTCTGCAACGGCTCGACGGTCACGCTGTCTGGCGAGGGCGGTGCCCCGGCCGCGTCGAGCAACCAGTTCCCGGCGGGTACGAAGCTGAGGGTCACCAACCTGGACAACAACAAGTCCACGACCGTCGAGGTGACCTCGGTCTCCGGCAGCTGCGCGCTGCTCAACAACGCGGCCTTCGAACAGGTCCGTGAGCCCGGCAAGTTCCTGATCCGCCGCGCGCTGATCGAGAAGGTGGGGTGAGCACCGGCCGTCCGGCTCCGCACGGAGCCGGACGGCCCCGGCACCACCTCACCGGGTCATCGGTCCCGCCGCTCGCGGCCACGAGCGGCGGGACCGACTCCGTCCGGGCCCGCAACCGCGCCCCCGTGCACGAGCCGCCGACCACCGGCGCGCCGTGCGCCTCGCCGGTCCTCACCGGCCCTCACACCGTGAGCCGGACCACAGAACCGCCAGGTAACACGGGGTTCACATTCGAGCAATGACCGGGAAATCGCCTGTTGACAAGCTCCGGGCAAACAGGCGGCGCCCCAGTGCCGCAGCGCCGCAGCACCCGCACGTGCGTCAGACACACCCCGAAGGAAGTGGCCCGTGACCTTCAAGGCTGAGTACATCTGGATCGACGGCACCCAGCCGACCGCCAAGCTCCGCTCCAAGACCAAGATCATCACGGGTGAGCCCGCCGGTCTGGACGCGCTGCCGATCTGGGGCTTCGACGGGTCCTCCACGAACCAGGCCGAGGGGCACTCCTCGGACCGTGTCCTCAAGCCGGTGTTCACCTGCCCCGACCCGATCCGCGGCGGCGACGACATCCTCGTCCTGTGCGAGGTCCTCGACATCGACATGACGCCGCACGAGTCCAACACGCGTGCCGCGCTCGCCGAGGTCGCCGGACGCTTCGCCGCCCAGGAGCCGATCTTCGGCATCGAGCAGGAGTACACGTTCTTCCAGGACGGCTACCCGCTCGGCTTCCCCAAGGGCGGCTTCCCCGCCCCGCAGGGCGGCTACTACTGCGGTGTCGGCGCGGACGAGATCTTCGGCCGTGAGGTCGTCGAGGCGCACCTGGAGAACTGCCTGGCCGCCGGCCTCGCGATCTCCGGCATCAACGCCGAGGTCATGCCCGGCCAGTGGGAGTTCCAGGTCGGTCCGGTCTCCCCGCTGGAGGTCTCCGACCACCTGTGGGTGGCCCGCTGGCTGCTCTACCGCACGGCCGAGGACTTCGGCATCTCCGCCACCCTCGACCCGA
Above is a genomic segment from Streptomyces asoensis containing:
- the glnII gene encoding glutamine synthetase, which encodes MTFKAEYIWIDGTQPTAKLRSKTKIITGEPAGLDALPIWGFDGSSTNQAEGHSSDRVLKPVFTCPDPIRGGDDILVLCEVLDIDMTPHESNTRAALAEVAGRFAAQEPIFGIEQEYTFFQDGYPLGFPKGGFPAPQGGYYCGVGADEIFGREVVEAHLENCLAAGLAISGINAEVMPGQWEFQVGPVSPLEVSDHLWVARWLLYRTAEDFGISATLDPKPVKGDWNGAGAHTNFSTKAMREGYDAIITACESLGEGSKPLDHVKHYGAGIDDRLTGLHETAPWNEYSYGVSNRGASVRIPWQVEKDGKGYIEDRRPNANVDPYLVTRLIVDTCCSALEKAGQV